Proteins found in one Sphingobium sp. V4 genomic segment:
- the nuoN gene encoding NADH-quinone oxidoreductase subunit NuoN, whose protein sequence is MIDSASLLAVLPELILTAGGLILMLVAAYAGDGSARVVNWLSVLTLIAAGAGLSCSLAHGPDAFDGLVRADAFSVFAKALIYGAAAAAILLAPRFFSVGGHPRPEYPVLILFAAIGMGMMVSAGDLLTLYVGLEMNSLASYVLASFMRQDERSSEAGLKYFVLGSLASGILLYGSALLYGFTGTTSFDGIAVAMGDGLSNGELFGMVFLLCGLAFKISAVPFHMWTPDVYEGAPTPVTAFFGSAPKVAAIALTVRVAIEALGPAGLDWQQIVIFVALASILFGAVAAIGQTNIKRLMAYSSINNVGFALIGLAAGTPAGVAATMSYMAIYVLMTVGAFACILQMRDAEGRPVETIASLAGLSRSRKGLAAAFAIFMFSMAGIPPLFGFWAKFLVFDAAVAANLTLLAAFGIAMSVIGAFYYLKIIKTIYFDEPAAPYEAKGGPVENVILTACAVVIVLGYLLNPLLDQASAAAAASLF, encoded by the coding sequence ATGATTGATTCCGCTTCCCTTCTGGCAGTCCTGCCGGAACTCATCCTGACGGCGGGCGGGCTCATCCTGATGCTCGTCGCGGCCTATGCCGGCGACGGCTCGGCCCGTGTCGTCAACTGGCTGTCGGTGCTGACGCTGATCGCGGCAGGGGCGGGCCTCTCCTGTTCGCTGGCGCATGGCCCGGATGCCTTTGACGGGCTGGTCCGCGCCGACGCTTTTTCCGTGTTCGCCAAGGCTCTGATCTATGGCGCAGCGGCCGCAGCCATCCTGCTCGCGCCGCGCTTCTTCTCGGTCGGGGGGCATCCGCGCCCCGAATATCCGGTGCTGATCCTCTTCGCGGCTATCGGCATGGGCATGATGGTGTCGGCGGGCGACCTGCTGACCCTCTATGTCGGCTTGGAGATGAACAGCCTCGCCTCCTATGTGCTGGCCAGCTTCATGCGGCAGGACGAGCGTTCTTCGGAAGCCGGCCTCAAATATTTCGTGCTGGGTTCGCTCGCGAGCGGCATTCTTCTCTACGGTTCGGCGCTGCTCTACGGCTTCACCGGTACGACATCGTTTGACGGCATTGCGGTCGCGATGGGTGACGGCCTGTCGAATGGCGAGCTGTTCGGCATGGTCTTCCTGCTCTGCGGCCTGGCGTTCAAGATCAGCGCGGTGCCGTTCCATATGTGGACGCCCGACGTCTATGAAGGCGCACCGACCCCGGTCACGGCCTTCTTCGGCAGTGCGCCGAAGGTGGCCGCCATTGCGCTGACCGTTCGCGTCGCGATCGAGGCGCTGGGTCCGGCGGGGCTGGACTGGCAGCAGATCGTGATCTTCGTGGCGCTCGCTTCGATCCTGTTCGGTGCCGTCGCGGCCATCGGCCAGACCAATATCAAGCGGCTGATGGCCTATTCGTCGATCAACAATGTCGGCTTCGCGCTGATCGGCCTGGCCGCCGGGACGCCGGCCGGCGTCGCTGCGACCATGAGCTATATGGCGATCTACGTCCTGATGACGGTGGGCGCTTTCGCCTGCATCCTTCAGATGCGCGATGCCGAAGGACGCCCGGTCGAAACGATCGCCAGCCTCGCGGGGCTGTCGCGCTCGCGCAAGGGCCTCGCCGCCGCTTTCGCGATCTTCATGTTCTCGATGGCCGGTATCCCGCCGCTGTTCGGCTTCTGGGCGAAGTTCCTGGTGTTCGATGCCGCAGTTGCAGCGAACCTGACGCTGCTGGCGGCGTTCGGTATCGCCATGTCGGTGATCGGCGCCTTCTATTATCTGAAGATCATCAAGACGATCTATTTCGATGAGCCGGCGGCGCCGTATGAAGCCAAGGGCGGCCCGGTCGAGAACGTCATCCTGACGGCCTGCGCCGTCGTGATCGTGCTGGGTTATCTGCTCAACCCCCTATTGGATCAGGCGAGCGCCGCCGCTGCGGCGTCGCTCTTCTGA
- a CDS encoding biotin--[acetyl-CoA-carboxylase] ligase: protein MTFLRFVEETGSTNADMLALAEQGMPEGGWLRAGRQTGGRGRMGRAWESPTGNLYCSTFVRTVASDPMAHTLALVAANAVHALVAPLCAGQARIKWPNDILVDGAKIAGILLERVGDAIVIGIGINVTHYPTGLDRPVTSLVDQGAVDAEAGPLLERLAQLFAHWLSIWRAQGLEPVRTHWLLNAHPGGTPMRVIQPDGEVVEGAFDTLDRQGMLILRLANGQSRAIHAGDIILT from the coding sequence CTGACCTTCCTCCGCTTCGTCGAGGAAACCGGCTCCACCAACGCCGACATGCTGGCGTTGGCGGAGCAGGGAATGCCCGAAGGCGGCTGGCTGCGCGCCGGCCGCCAGACCGGGGGCAGGGGGCGCATGGGCCGCGCCTGGGAAAGCCCGACCGGCAATCTCTATTGCTCCACCTTCGTGCGGACGGTGGCGAGCGATCCGATGGCGCACACATTGGCGCTGGTCGCCGCCAATGCCGTCCATGCGCTGGTCGCGCCGCTGTGCGCGGGCCAGGCCCGGATCAAATGGCCTAACGACATATTGGTCGACGGCGCCAAGATCGCCGGCATCCTGCTGGAGAGGGTCGGCGACGCCATCGTCATTGGCATCGGCATCAACGTCACCCATTATCCGACCGGGCTTGACCGTCCCGTGACCAGCCTGGTCGATCAGGGCGCGGTCGATGCGGAGGCCGGCCCGCTGCTCGAACGGCTGGCGCAGCTTTTTGCCCACTGGCTGTCCATCTGGCGGGCGCAGGGGCTTGAACCCGTCCGGACCCATTGGCTGCTCAATGCCCATCCAGGCGGCACGCCGATGCGCGTGATCCAGCCCGACGGGGAGGTCGTGGAGGGGGCGTTCGACACGCTTGATCGACAGGGGATGCTGATCCTTCGCTTGGCGAATGGGCAGAGCCGTGCCATTCACGCCGGCGACATCATTCTGACCTGA
- a CDS encoding type III pantothenate kinase: MLLAIDAGNTNVVFALLEGRDIRARWRIATDPRRTADEYAVWLHQLLQLEGYAMTDVDAVIIATVVPRALHNLQVLADKYFKTEALVAGQAPVEWGIELDVAEPASVGADRVVNAIAAHHLYQDDLIVIDFGTATTFDVVDYSGAYKGGIIAPGINLSLDALVAAAAKLPKIAIEPPESRSVIGRSTVDAMQIGVFWGYVAMMEGLVARIRAEIGRPAKVISTGGLAVLFNDNSDIFDAIAPDLTIQGLALLYERSLKTE; the protein is encoded by the coding sequence ATGCTTCTCGCGATCGACGCGGGCAATACCAATGTCGTTTTCGCCTTGCTGGAAGGGCGGGACATTCGTGCGCGATGGCGCATCGCGACGGATCCCCGCCGCACCGCCGACGAATATGCCGTCTGGCTGCATCAACTGCTTCAGCTGGAAGGCTATGCGATGACGGATGTCGATGCCGTCATCATCGCGACCGTGGTGCCGCGCGCGCTGCATAATCTCCAAGTCCTGGCCGACAAATATTTCAAGACCGAGGCGTTGGTGGCCGGACAGGCGCCGGTGGAGTGGGGCATCGAGCTGGACGTGGCCGAGCCGGCGTCGGTCGGGGCGGACCGGGTTGTAAATGCCATCGCGGCCCACCATCTCTACCAGGATGACCTGATCGTCATCGATTTCGGCACCGCGACGACATTCGACGTGGTCGATTATAGCGGCGCCTACAAGGGCGGTATCATCGCGCCTGGCATCAACCTGTCGCTGGACGCCCTGGTCGCCGCTGCGGCGAAGCTGCCCAAGATCGCGATCGAGCCGCCCGAAAGCCGGTCGGTGATCGGGCGCAGTACCGTCGATGCGATGCAAATCGGCGTCTTCTGGGGCTATGTGGCGATGATGGAAGGTCTGGTCGCGCGCATCCGCGCGGAGATCGGCCGTCCTGCCAAGGTGATTTCGACGGGGGGCCTCGCGGTCCTCTTCAATGACAATAGCGATATTTTCGATGCGATCGCGCCGGACCTGACCATTCAGGGGTTGGCGCTGTTGTACGAACGGAGTTTGAAAACAGAATGA
- a CDS encoding ribonuclease J: MIPKDELLFLALGGSGEIGMNVNLYGCQGKWVMVDLGLTFADPAYPGVELILPDLSFIEERRDDLLGIVLTHGHEDHIGAIPYLAADLGVPLYATPFTAGLIRLKLEEEGLTKDVQLNVIENEGSFHLGPFGFRYVPLAHSIPEGNAVLIDTPYGRIFHTGDWKLDERPLLGQPSTPEELTEIGDAGVLALVCDSTNVFNDKASGSEGDVREGLMQTITGAKGRVLVTTFASNAARVQTLGEVAAATGRKLCVAGRSLDRIISTAKAAGYLKDFPPTIDWDDAMALPRNEVMIIATGGQGEARAALARIAFDSHPIKLAEGDLVVFSSKQIPGNEIAIGRIQNALATAGVLMVTDRQAEVHVSGHPGRPELEAMYRWIRPEILLPVHGERRHMAEQARLGLSSGIRHAPVQSNGDLLRLAPGAPEIIGREDTGRLVLDGDVILPADGSTMNERRKLGLHGQISVAVALDRKGKLIGDPALRTQGVPVEEDKAAFLAEAAEEAAAVVPKGSQEEEALRERVRLAVRRTATRWTGKKPVVDVLLIRA, translated from the coding sequence ATGATACCCAAGGATGAGCTGCTCTTCCTGGCCCTTGGTGGGTCGGGCGAGATCGGCATGAACGTGAATCTCTACGGTTGCCAGGGCAAATGGGTGATGGTCGACCTTGGCCTGACCTTTGCCGACCCGGCCTATCCGGGCGTGGAATTGATCCTGCCGGATCTCAGCTTCATCGAGGAGCGGCGCGACGACCTGCTCGGAATCGTGCTGACGCACGGGCATGAAGACCATATCGGCGCCATTCCCTATCTGGCCGCCGACCTTGGCGTGCCGCTTTACGCGACGCCCTTCACTGCAGGGCTGATCCGGCTGAAGCTGGAAGAGGAAGGCCTGACCAAGGACGTCCAGCTCAACGTCATCGAGAATGAGGGCAGCTTCCATCTCGGACCGTTCGGTTTCCGTTACGTGCCGCTGGCGCACTCGATCCCGGAGGGCAATGCCGTCCTGATCGACACGCCCTATGGCCGCATCTTCCATACCGGAGACTGGAAGCTGGATGAGCGGCCCTTGCTGGGGCAGCCGTCGACGCCGGAGGAACTGACCGAGATCGGCGACGCTGGCGTGCTGGCGCTGGTATGCGACAGCACCAATGTCTTCAATGACAAGGCCAGCGGTTCCGAAGGCGATGTGCGCGAGGGGCTGATGCAGACGATCACCGGGGCCAAGGGCCGTGTGCTGGTGACGACCTTTGCGTCGAACGCCGCGCGCGTGCAGACGCTGGGCGAGGTCGCGGCGGCGACCGGGCGCAAGCTGTGCGTCGCCGGGCGCTCGCTCGACCGCATCATCAGCACGGCGAAGGCCGCGGGCTATCTCAAGGATTTCCCGCCGACGATCGACTGGGACGATGCGATGGCGCTGCCCCGCAACGAGGTGATGATCATCGCTACGGGCGGGCAGGGCGAGGCGCGCGCGGCCTTGGCCCGCATCGCGTTCGACAGCCATCCGATCAAGCTGGCGGAGGGCGACCTGGTGGTGTTCTCCTCCAAGCAGATCCCCGGCAACGAAATCGCGATCGGCCGCATCCAGAATGCGCTGGCGACGGCCGGCGTGCTGATGGTGACGGATCGCCAGGCGGAGGTGCATGTGTCGGGCCATCCGGGTCGACCGGAACTGGAAGCCATGTATCGCTGGATTCGCCCCGAAATCCTGTTGCCCGTCCATGGCGAGCGTCGCCATATGGCCGAACAGGCGCGGCTGGGGCTTTCGAGCGGAATCCGCCACGCGCCGGTACAGTCCAACGGCGACCTGCTGCGTCTTGCACCCGGCGCGCCGGAGATTATCGGACGCGAGGATACCGGGCGGCTGGTGCTGGACGGTGACGTCATCCTGCCCGCTGACGGATCGACCATGAACGAGCGGCGCAAGCTGGGCCTCCATGGCCAGATCAGCGTCGCTGTGGCGCTCGACCGCAAGGGCAAGCTGATCGGCGATCCCGCGCTGCGGACGCAAGGCGTTCCGGTGGAGGAGGACAAGGCGGCATTCCTGGCCGAGGCGGCGGAGGAAGCTGCGGCGGTCGTCCCGAAGGGCTCGCAGGAGGAGGAGGCGCTGCGTGAGCGGGTGCGCCTGGCCGTGCGTCGCACCGCGACCCGCTGGACGGGCAAGAAACCGGTAGTGGACGTTCTGCTGATCCGCGCTTAA
- a CDS encoding DUF1467 family protein, with translation MNWYAIFAIYFLMWVVSAFIMLPFGIRTPDETGEVLLKGQADSAPSNFRPGRVALRATLLSLLLFGLYYANYVQGWLTVDMLPGYRAS, from the coding sequence ATGAACTGGTACGCGATCTTTGCCATCTATTTCCTGATGTGGGTCGTCAGCGCCTTCATCATGCTGCCTTTCGGCATTCGGACGCCCGATGAAACGGGGGAGGTGCTGCTGAAGGGGCAGGCGGACAGCGCGCCCAGCAATTTCCGGCCGGGCAGGGTCGCCCTTCGCGCGACCCTGCTGTCATTGCTGCTTTTCGGGCTTTATTATGCCAATTATGTCCAGGGTTGGCTGACCGTCGACATGCTACCCGGCTATCGCGCATCCTGA
- the aac(6') gene encoding aminoglycoside 6'-N-acetyltransferase, producing MSDATVRIVPAGPSHVERWALMRAELWPDASLSEHRDDILAQLKGKDAQAAFLALDQQGDVIGFAEAALRHDYVNGCESSPVLFLEGIFVEPSMRRGGIGRALADAAKAWGQTHGCTEMASDADIAHESSHAFHAALGFAETERVVFFRKAIG from the coding sequence ATGAGCGACGCCACGGTCCGCATTGTTCCTGCAGGTCCGTCCCATGTCGAGCGCTGGGCGTTGATGCGCGCCGAACTTTGGCCTGACGCATCACTTTCCGAGCATCGCGACGATATTCTCGCCCAGTTGAAGGGCAAGGACGCGCAGGCCGCGTTCCTGGCACTGGACCAGCAAGGGGACGTCATCGGTTTTGCCGAAGCAGCGCTGCGGCATGATTATGTCAACGGATGCGAAAGCAGTCCGGTCCTTTTCCTGGAGGGGATCTTCGTCGAACCGTCGATGCGTCGAGGCGGGATCGGCCGTGCGCTGGCCGATGCCGCCAAGGCGTGGGGACAGACGCATGGCTGCACGGAAATGGCGTCCGACGCCGACATCGCGCATGAATCCAGCCACGCCTTCCATGCTGCACTTGGCTTCGCTGAAACCGAACGTGTCGTCTTTTTCCGCAAGGCTATCGGCTGA
- a CDS encoding DUF2336 domain-containing protein, which translates to MSAHLSLAGSTVADSWPMARVMAGMSAMPVAHAIDLAFLFPAAQPHHDALIAETRRHLGGCLTAIETALRVALDQFPEIAGILALSPDPLCWRMICDQPALLSPALLAHMRLRGAVSLMLRQLGQRDADIGEPVEADGQAVDPAPGDALAALALAESRWMTRGGEDWPMRPDVPREFFTEMVWTSSACLAEVVRRAAPDRADVMLAAFERAGWAVLADHDESVSPLMEAERLVRRMEERADAPDLLGTALGGRRFLLFAALAARRLRLTMIQVVDILVMAPLPQLAALCRSLGGSDGDYRHLLLTLRPVRPWLTDTMVIVEAERYQKLDEAQADAMVAALRTPASFRAKLDHLLSVRAA; encoded by the coding sequence ATGAGCGCCCATTTGTCCCTTGCCGGATCGACCGTGGCGGACAGCTGGCCTATGGCGCGAGTCATGGCGGGCATGTCCGCCATGCCGGTTGCGCACGCCATCGACCTTGCATTCCTCTTTCCCGCCGCGCAGCCGCATCATGATGCGTTGATCGCCGAGACAAGGCGGCATCTGGGCGGATGCCTGACCGCGATCGAAACCGCGCTGCGTGTCGCGCTCGATCAGTTTCCCGAGATTGCCGGGATATTGGCGCTTTCACCCGATCCGCTTTGCTGGCGGATGATCTGCGACCAGCCGGCGCTGCTCAGCCCTGCGCTGCTGGCGCATATGCGGCTACGCGGCGCGGTCAGCCTGATGCTGCGGCAGTTGGGACAGAGAGACGCGGACATCGGCGAGCCGGTCGAGGCGGATGGTCAGGCGGTAGACCCGGCGCCCGGCGACGCCCTGGCTGCTCTGGCCTTGGCGGAAAGCCGTTGGATGACGCGGGGTGGCGAAGACTGGCCGATGCGCCCGGACGTGCCCAGGGAATTTTTCACGGAAATGGTGTGGACCAGTTCCGCCTGCCTGGCGGAGGTGGTGCGCCGCGCCGCGCCCGATCGCGCCGACGTGATGTTGGCGGCGTTCGAGCGCGCCGGATGGGCGGTGCTGGCCGATCATGATGAAAGCGTCAGCCCGCTGATGGAGGCGGAGCGCCTGGTCCGGCGGATGGAGGAGCGGGCCGATGCGCCGGACTTGCTGGGCACGGCGCTGGGCGGACGGCGTTTTCTGCTGTTTGCGGCGCTGGCCGCCCGACGCCTGCGCCTGACCATGATCCAGGTGGTGGACATATTGGTGATGGCGCCCTTGCCGCAACTCGCGGCGTTGTGCCGCTCCTTGGGTGGGTCGGACGGAGACTATCGCCATCTGCTGCTGACGCTGCGGCCGGTGCGTCCCTGGCTGACCGACACGATGGTGATCGTGGAAGCCGAACGCTATCAGAAATTGGACGAAGCGCAGGCCGACGCAATGGTCGCCGCCCTGCGCACGCCCGCATCCTTCCGGGCGAAGCTCGACCATCTTCTCAGCGTCAGGGCCGCGTGA
- a CDS encoding HAMP domain-containing sensor histidine kinase, producing the protein MNSPAHPGVLRAALAPDGCLLSADGPLLALQREAGGDLGTPIALPQIAAVARLSRRLGVTVSRPVVAAAERGDIDMWVRARPEGEAVHLAIIDWHERPAATLSPDLAARDSDIAALADGWIWQIDTQLRFQMTLAGDDRQGALPPDAPVPGTRFSGYFDLKPDEEGDMAMLRGLTQRRAFSGQIAALVGNGDRLFRLSGFPLFDMAGQLIGYRGAALPMEHIVVAPFRADPAISLYPADFSKRLDRSLRQPLGRIIANADTIGAQMEGPLRPDYADYAQDIASAGRHLMALVDDLADLQAIDRPDFSVVAEEVDLADLGRRAAGLLGVKALDRGIAIVAPETDCAVNAIGEFRRVLQILVNLVGNALRYAPEGSLVRIVTEQQHGEACIMVIDQGPGIAMADRERIFDKFERLGRDDAGGSGLGLYISRRLARAMGGDIHIDGEPGEGARFILSLPAME; encoded by the coding sequence GTGAACAGTCCCGCCCATCCCGGCGTGCTTCGGGCTGCGCTGGCCCCCGACGGTTGCCTGTTGAGCGCGGACGGACCTCTGCTCGCGTTGCAGCGCGAAGCGGGCGGTGATCTCGGCACGCCGATCGCGCTGCCCCAGATCGCGGCGGTGGCGCGCCTGTCGCGGCGGCTGGGCGTGACCGTGTCCCGGCCTGTGGTCGCAGCGGCGGAGCGGGGCGACATCGACATGTGGGTGCGCGCGCGGCCGGAGGGCGAGGCCGTGCATCTGGCCATCATCGACTGGCATGAGCGTCCGGCCGCGACGCTGTCGCCCGATCTGGCGGCGCGCGATTCCGACATTGCCGCTCTTGCCGACGGCTGGATCTGGCAAATCGACACGCAACTGCGTTTTCAGATGACGCTGGCCGGCGATGACCGGCAAGGCGCGCTGCCGCCCGATGCGCCGGTGCCCGGCACGCGCTTTTCCGGCTATTTCGACCTTAAGCCCGACGAGGAAGGCGATATGGCGATGCTGCGCGGCCTGACGCAGCGGCGCGCCTTTAGCGGCCAGATCGCCGCGCTGGTCGGCAATGGCGACCGATTGTTCCGCCTTTCGGGGTTTCCGCTGTTCGACATGGCGGGGCAACTGATCGGCTATCGGGGCGCTGCCTTGCCGATGGAGCATATTGTGGTCGCGCCGTTCCGGGCCGACCCCGCCATCAGCCTCTATCCCGCCGATTTCAGCAAGCGGCTCGACCGGTCGCTGCGTCAGCCGCTGGGCAGGATCATCGCCAATGCCGACACGATCGGCGCCCAGATGGAAGGGCCGCTGCGCCCGGATTATGCGGATTATGCGCAGGACATCGCTTCGGCTGGGCGTCACCTGATGGCGCTGGTCGACGATCTGGCCGACCTTCAGGCGATCGATCGTCCCGATTTCAGCGTCGTCGCCGAAGAGGTCGACCTGGCCGATCTGGGCCGTCGCGCCGCCGGGTTGCTGGGGGTCAAGGCGCTCGACCGCGGGATCGCCATAGTCGCGCCGGAGACCGACTGCGCCGTCAACGCGATCGGCGAATTTCGGCGCGTACTTCAGATACTGGTCAATCTGGTCGGCAACGCCCTGCGCTATGCGCCGGAGGGCAGTCTGGTGCGGATCGTGACCGAACAGCAGCATGGCGAAGCGTGCATCATGGTGATCGACCAGGGGCCGGGCATCGCCATGGCCGATCGCGAACGCATTTTCGACAAGTTCGAGCGGCTCGGCCGCGATGATGCGGGCGGTAGCGGGCTTGGCCTCTATATTTCGCGGCGGCTTGCGCGCGCGATGGGCGGCGACATCCACATCGACGGCGAGCCGGGCGAAGGCGCGCGCTTCATCCTGTCGTTGCCGGCGATGGAATAG
- a CDS encoding citrate synthase has product MSDNKANLTIGGASNDYAIMDGTVGPQVIDVRKLYAQTGMFTYDPGFTSTASCESGLTYIDGDEGVLLHRGYPIGQLAEQSSFMEVSYLLLNGELPSKQELDDFTRTITRHTMVHEQLTTFYRGFRRDAHPMAIMCGVVGALSAFYHDSTDINDPLQRKIASHRLIAKMPTIAAMAYKYSVGQPFVYPRNDLSYTANFLRMTFSVPAEEYEPDPVIVDAMDKIFILHADHEQNASTSTVRLAGSSGANPFACIAAGIACLWGPAHGGANEAALNMLREIGTVDRIPEYIARAKNKDDPFRLMGFGHRVYKNYDPRATVMQKTAKDVLEKLGVNDPIFDVAKELEQIALNDPYFVEKKLYPNVDFYSGVILSAIGFPTEMFTVLFALARTVGWVAQWNEMISDPAQKIGRPRQLYTGPTQRDYVSVDKR; this is encoded by the coding sequence ATGTCGGATAATAAAGCCAATTTGACCATTGGGGGAGCGAGCAACGACTATGCCATCATGGATGGCACCGTTGGGCCGCAGGTCATCGACGTTCGCAAGCTCTACGCCCAGACCGGCATGTTCACCTATGACCCGGGCTTCACCTCGACCGCCAGCTGCGAATCCGGCCTGACCTATATCGACGGCGACGAAGGCGTCCTGCTGCATCGCGGCTATCCGATCGGCCAGCTCGCCGAACAGTCCAGCTTCATGGAAGTCAGCTACCTGCTGCTGAACGGCGAACTGCCCTCCAAGCAGGAACTGGACGACTTCACCCGCACGATCACGCGCCACACGATGGTGCATGAACAGCTGACCACCTTCTATCGCGGCTTCCGTCGCGACGCGCATCCGATGGCGATCATGTGCGGCGTCGTCGGCGCGCTGTCGGCCTTCTATCACGATTCCACCGACATCAACGATCCGTTGCAGCGCAAGATCGCCAGCCACCGCCTGATCGCCAAGATGCCGACCATTGCGGCGATGGCGTATAAATATTCGGTGGGTCAGCCCTTCGTCTATCCGCGCAACGACCTCAGCTACACCGCCAATTTCCTGCGCATGACTTTCTCGGTCCCCGCCGAGGAATATGAGCCCGATCCGGTGATCGTGGACGCGATGGACAAGATCTTCATCCTCCACGCGGACCATGAGCAGAACGCCTCGACCTCGACCGTCCGCCTTGCCGGTTCGTCGGGCGCCAATCCGTTCGCCTGCATCGCGGCCGGCATCGCTTGCCTCTGGGGTCCGGCCCATGGCGGCGCGAACGAAGCCGCGCTCAACATGCTGCGCGAAATCGGCACCGTCGATCGCATCCCGGAATATATCGCCCGCGCCAAGAACAAGGACGACCCGTTCCGCCTGATGGGCTTCGGGCACCGCGTCTACAAGAATTACGACCCGCGCGCGACCGTCATGCAGAAGACCGCGAAGGACGTTCTGGAAAAGCTCGGCGTCAACGATCCGATCTTCGATGTGGCGAAGGAACTGGAACAGATCGCGCTCAACGATCCCTATTTCGTCGAAAAGAAGCTCTACCCGAATGTCGACTTCTATTCGGGCGTGATCCTCTCGGCCATCGGCTTCCCGACCGAAATGTTCACCGTGCTTTTCGCCCTGGCCCGCACCGTGGGCTGGGTCGCGCAGTGGAACGAGATGATTTCGGATCCGGCGCAGAAGATTGGCCGTCCGCGTCAGCTCTACACCGGCCCGACGCAGCGCGACTATGTTTCGGTCGACAAGCGCTGA
- the gltX gene encoding glutamate--tRNA ligase: protein MTASATGMNKQVVTRFAPSPTGYLHIGGARTALFNWLFARHHGGKFLLRVEDTDRARSTEAAVAAIFDGLEWLGLAGDEPAVFQFERTPRHAEVASQLLDAGHAYKCYATPEELASLREQQRAARQPMRYDGRWRDRDPAEAPEGAPFVIRIKAPRDGETVIEDAVQGRVVVQNAELDDMILLRSDGTPTYMLAVVVDDHDMGVTHVIRGDDHLNNAFRQLTIIKAMGWDEPVYAHIPLIHGSDGAKLSKRHGALGVDAYRDEMGMLPEAVLNYLLRLGWGHGDEEIISIARAIDLFDIGGVGRSPSRFDIKKLENLNGHYLREADDSRLAGLVAPRVEARLGKVLSENQLGILTQAMPSLKPRAKTLNEIAEGAEFLFKNCPLDFDEKAIALLDDSARALLTKTADALQPVQSWTVEAIEEAIRRVAEDAGLGLGKVAQPLRAALTGRTVSPGIFDVLFLLGKEESLERLAGAGHATAG, encoded by the coding sequence ATGACGGCAAGTGCAACGGGAATGAACAAGCAGGTGGTGACCCGTTTCGCCCCGTCGCCCACGGGATACCTGCATATTGGCGGCGCCCGCACCGCGCTGTTCAACTGGCTGTTCGCGCGTCACCATGGCGGCAAGTTCCTGCTGCGCGTCGAGGATACCGATCGTGCGCGTTCGACCGAGGCGGCCGTGGCCGCGATCTTCGACGGCCTCGAATGGTTGGGCCTGGCCGGTGACGAGCCGGCCGTGTTCCAGTTCGAACGCACCCCCCGCCATGCCGAGGTCGCCAGCCAGCTGCTCGATGCCGGCCATGCCTATAAATGCTACGCGACGCCCGAGGAGCTGGCATCCTTGCGCGAACAGCAGCGCGCGGCCAGGCAGCCGATGCGCTATGACGGTCGCTGGCGCGATCGCGATCCGGCCGAAGCGCCCGAAGGCGCGCCCTTCGTCATCCGCATCAAGGCGCCGCGCGACGGCGAAACGGTGATCGAGGATGCGGTGCAGGGCCGCGTCGTCGTCCAGAATGCGGAACTGGACGACATGATCCTGCTGCGGTCGGATGGCACCCCCACCTATATGCTCGCCGTCGTGGTCGACGATCATGACATGGGCGTGACGCACGTCATCCGGGGCGACGACCATCTCAACAACGCCTTCCGCCAGTTGACGATCATCAAGGCCATGGGCTGGGACGAGCCGGTCTACGCCCATATCCCCCTGATCCACGGATCGGACGGTGCGAAACTGTCCAAGCGCCACGGCGCGCTGGGTGTCGATGCCTATCGCGACGAAATGGGGATGCTGCCCGAAGCGGTGCTGAACTATCTGCTGCGCTTGGGCTGGGGACATGGCGACGAGGAGATCATCTCGATCGCCCGCGCGATCGACCTGTTCGACATCGGCGGCGTCGGCCGATCGCCGTCGCGCTTTGACATCAAGAAGCTGGAAAATCTCAACGGCCATTATCTGCGCGAAGCGGATGATTCGCGGCTGGCCGGGCTGGTCGCGCCGCGGGTCGAGGCGCGGCTCGGAAAGGTTTTGAGCGAAAACCAGTTGGGCATTTTGACCCAGGCGATGCCTTCGCTGAAGCCGCGGGCCAAAACCCTTAATGAAATTGCGGAGGGAGCAGAATTTCTGTTCAAAAATTGCCCGCTCGATTTTGACGAAAAGGCAATTGCTCTGCTAGACGACTCCGCGCGCGCGCTGCTGACCAAGACAGCCGACGCTCTCCAGCCCGTCCAGTCCTGGACGGTTGAAGCGATCGAAGAAGCGATACGCCGCGTGGCGGAGGATGCTGGCCTGGGCCTCGGCAAGGTGGCGCAACCGCTGCGTGCGGCGCTCACCGGCCGCACGGTCTCGCCGGGTATTTTCGATGTCCTCTTCCTTCTGGGGAAAGAGGAGAGCTTGGAACGGCTGGCCGGTGCAGGGCACGCAACGGCTGGTTGA